One Diabrotica virgifera virgifera chromosome 3, PGI_DIABVI_V3a genomic window carries:
- the LOC126882031 gene encoding uncharacterized protein LOC126882031 has product MATVRYEYVVVRGKFNEGRMSIVSIPDDSEAKMLKKQFSGHHLSTYKGMIRLTKQPGEVVNYLGRLGYKVISTTNTEGEVVWTMQKEI; this is encoded by the coding sequence ATGGCTACTGTCAGGTATGAATATGTAGTCGTTAGAGGGAAGTTCAATGAGGGCCGTATGAGTATAGTTTCTATCCCAGATGATTCAGAAGCTAAAATGTTGAAGAAACAATTTTCAGGCCACCATTTATCAACGTACAAAGGCATGATACGATTAACCAAACAGCCTGGTGAAGTAGTGAATTATTTAGGTCGACTTGGCTATAAAGTAATAAGTACTACAAATACAGAAGGTGAGGTTGTTTGGACAATGCAGAAGGAGATCTAA